A stretch of DNA from Gavia stellata isolate bGavSte3 chromosome 18, bGavSte3.hap2, whole genome shotgun sequence:
CTACACTATTCTTTCATTCTTTGAAAAGATCACTACATTTATTGATAATAAtactagatttttaaaattccaatTACATTACTCCAGATATAGTTCTAGGGGACATAGTGAGCCTTATCTTTTATGTATGCTGTAAATACATGCCGATTTTAATTGAGTAATAATCCACCTCCAGAAGTCATGAAGTTTTGTGGTGCTAGACACCTTTGATTCACTCTCCCAGTGCAGTACAGGCATCAGACCTTCCTGAAGCCCCACACTGCCGCATGCAGAATTCCTCCCTCATTACCCAGCTTTAAGTGGAAGCACCTGCTGCAGACATCTGTTACACTATGCTCCACTTACAATTAGATGAATAATGTCTCCCCTATCATATACTGTCACAGCAGCAACTTCAAATAGAGCCATGAAAGAGGTAGAGAAGTCATTTTAATGACTAAGTAGCtcacatttaatttattttacagttcaaCAATGGCCATCACTGACATCCTTTCTGCTAAAGATATTGAGtctgctctctccagctgccagGGTAAGGAATGGTCTCTCTGCAGCCAGAAGATACATATCATTTTTATGTCTTAAGATGACATGCCTATCATTTTCCTCTTAGATTCCTTCCCCGTGAGATCTCTTTCTAGCTACATTGCAGTATAGCCCCTTGAATTCAGAAAGTCTCACAAGTGGTTATTTGGTGGGTAACATTCCccaaaacacagagcagcaatTAAAGGGCTGTTTCAGTTAGGGCTGGCTTAACTCTAAACTCTATCAATTTTTAAACCTATTAAAGACTTATATTTAAAGTGTTAgccttttccttcaaaaaggAAAGCCTCAGCTTGCAGAACCGAAGTGTCATTTGTGAAGCAATGACCAGTTTCAGTTCTCCTAAGAGTTCCTCGGCAAGATCAAGCCAATTTTCCAAATTCTCAAAGAGTTAGTCTGACTCTTACTTTTCTACCAAATTCTTCACCAAAGTAACGACTAAGTGAAAATTAAGTAAGGATTATAGGAGTTGGTCTGTAGGCCACAGTAGCACCctctaaatatttattattaattgcACGTGACACATTGCATAAATCCTGATTTAGCAGAATGTGCATTGTAGCAGAAAACTTCAAACTGGCTGAAAGGATATATGACCACAGGCACAGAGTGATTAAAAGGGGAAATTATCCACTGTGCCTTCTTTTTTGCTACACTGGGGAACAAGAGAAAGAGGAGCAGGCTGATACTTAAGAAAAGACATACATATTCCCAAGGAATACATACAGTAGTAGCAActtcaaggaaaatatttaaacaacTCTGTTCCTTCCAGCTGATGATTCCTTCAACTACAAGTCTTTCTTCTCCACGGTTGGTTTATCAACCAAAACTCCTGATCAGATAAAGAAAGTTTTCGGAATCCTTGATCAGGACAAGAGTGGTTTCATCGAAGAAGAGGAGCTTCAGTAAGTACTGTTcagctgctgtatttctttaaacaatGTAAACCTTTGAACCTTGAACAATGTAAACCTTTCCTAGAAGAAacttgctgttattttaaaaataaaacacaattccttgtctttccttgCATCTGTGTGGATTTCCTCAGATAATAAGAGCAGGCACTACCTTATGGGGTTTTTGGCATGGGTttaagaaaaccagaaataacaATATGCTGAGGACATTTCACAGCATAAAACTCAAGCACAGTATTCTACCTTGTTCTATTTCAGGCTGTTTCTGAAGAATTTCTCTTCAAGTGCCAGAGTCCTCACCTCCGCAGAGACCAAGGCTTTTCTGGCTGTAGGTGACACTGATGGCGATGGCAAAATTGGAGTGGAAGGTAAGACTTCTGGAAACTGCATAAaacttgtgtttaaaaatgcatgcatttaGGGCTGCATTTAAACTGTGGCATGAAGAAGACATCCAAGTACTCTGGCCTGGTACTTCCTGCCACAATTTTTATACTAGCGaatactgctttattttcatagcTTTATTCCCATTTGGTCTCTGTTCTAGCAACAGCATATTTAGGCCCAATGTAGAATCTGTTCTTCCAATCAATAATAGTAGCTTATTAATTCTTATTGGGGTTAATTCTGCTGTGTGTCTGATCCATAGACTCAATGTGGCAGGTTTTTAAAACATCCTGAACACCTATTCATTCTTTGAATTTCCATTTTGGCAATGGATGCTGTGCACTTCTGGGCATATgacactttcatttttaaacacactTCCACCTACATAAGCTTATTTCTTCATCTACCACTATCAGGCATTGGCCAATATTACTGAGTGGTTAATTCAGTAATGTAAAATAAGACTGGTATTGTTTTTCAAGGCTAGAACTGCTGCAATGCAGCACAGAATTTTGCGCTGGAGAAGTATCTGTTAAGTGCAAATTTCACTGGGCAGTCCTTCTACgagaaattaaatcaaattcCTAAAGAAAACCTCACAGGGATCATGTGAACTGGCGAGGATATTTCAAttgcagcaaaggaaaatagGACATTATGCATCACATATTAGAGATGAAGTCACTGAAAACAGGGCTGTCTCAGCTGAACTAGGACAGGTGGCAATAACTCTAACAGACACACGTGCTAATCTTAGCCAGAGtttgggaggagagagagataCACAGTTGGAGGAATTTGCTTTAGCAGCAGCTTTTGCAGCTTCTGTTTATGAGCCCCAAACAGGGCATTATCTTATGCAGGTCTTAGCCCTTAACCACCGAATCTCCCAATCTGAAATTACATCACTactgatatttttaatgtgGAATAACAAAATCAAAAAAATCCCTCATATTAAAAGCTACAGGCTCGACCTAATTCACTCTCTGCTTCCTTGGCTATTATCAGAGTTTGTAATGGATTAAAGACAGTTTACCTTTAACTCAGGATTTCCCACAAATATGAATTTACAGACGCACTCCTACTCTCTGCACTTACTCTTTTTAAGGAGTGAAAAATCTGTTACGCCCCCAGCATCTCAGTTTAGCAGTAGCTTGTGCAGTGTTACAATAACTTTGGGAGCCCTCCATGGCTAGGAGTTTAAGTCATTTTTATCTATCTTTTCTAAAGATGTTAAAAACCACTTTCATCTAGTTTTATTCCCTGCCTTTCTCGTTTTCTTCCTTGACAGAATTCCAGTCTCTGGTGAAGGCATAAACAGCATTAGACCAAAGGCAACCTTGGTGTGACTCTTCCAATTACCTCGTCCAACAAGCACTTCGCACTCAGCATGTGtttgtacatttttatattgtttcaGGCATTAACAATTCCCCATACATCAAGTTCACACACCGGATTACTGAGAAATCTTGCAATGTACAGATGTTTTGGTCACGTGGTATTGTTACATTTCCATTGTAAAGAAGGCACTTTGTGATTTTCAGCCACTCATAATGTTGAAATTGTGGCtagaagaggggagaaaaaaaaataataataaaaaaaaaaatcttggggggaaaaagctgctttttaaattttatttaggTTTTCCATCCTCATACTTGACCATGCTGACTCACCAGACACGGTTTTGATGATCTTAAACAATATGACATCTTTTAAGGCTTAACTGCATTGATTTCATtgagttttatttctgcttatttctCTGATCCTTGAGGAAAAGCAATGCTAACAAGatagctaaaaataatttatattaagTCCCAACCCTGAGAAtataagaaaacaatttaagagGAGTTGACAGACAGCTCAGAGCATGGAATAAGTTTGTGGGGAATTTTACAAAATTAAGTACTAGGCTACAGCATGTATCGTCAGAAAGTGTTTATGGCCTAAAATGTAACTCTCCCTTAAGAAGATTTATCTTTCATGAAATCTAAGGCAGCTGTGAGATAGAGGAGAAGGGTCTAATCCCAACTCTGACACTGTCACAAGTCACAGTCCCCTGACAACATGGGCCACAGGCCTGCAGGTTTTTCTGTGAATCATGCACATGTTGGTTATTATCTCTTAATATGTACAAAACAATAATACTTTGCCACATCTGTGAATTTCTGTGTTTCCTACAGATGAAACAGCAGCCCATCTTGCTGTTTGATTACCTTAAAGCTCTGTTACGTTGCTAAATAATGGCCATTACtcaatttttccatttattataTGAATAATCATCTATATAATCCAGAATACTAGCAATTTTCTTAAGTCTGAAAATTACTAAGAACTAGTCTTTCCTTTGATAAGTGTCTTACAGAATTTAGAGCTAGTTATAGCATTGTCTTCATTAATGGACAAAGTAAATAATGTTTATGGTTAAATGCAGAGCTCAATAGACTGAGTAGATGTTGTGCATTTCTGGCTGAGTGGGTTGGAAATTTCCCCACCAACATTAAGTTGTCTCCTTTCCCATCTACCATGACGTGGTTCCAGCTCACAAGTAGACTGTCATTTTAATACTCCCTGCTGAAACTGTATGGTAATTATAACATAATTTGGCAGCTGTTTTGaagaagagcagaaacaaaGCCTTCTGGAACTTTTATGTAACATTCAATGTTGGCATTTCCATGAATTGCGAGATGATTATGTGAGGCAAGTACAGCACACTCATACCCAGGCATGTAAGAGAGCTGTTTGGCAGATTTAATACGGCTAATGCAAAAGAGGAGTTCTAGCAATCAGACTCACTGAAGCCTTGGCAGAATTATAATGAATACAAATCCTAATTCTCTCCCCACCACCTTTGATGTTAAATCTGGGCTTAAATTATAGCTGCTGTTAATTGcagcactgaaatattttgcataatGATGAGACTCTATTGGTTCCTTTTACCTTACTCATTTTCCtatctgctgaagaaaaaaacccagagcaatCCAGACCTGCAGCAATATACAGATGTAATATATACATTAGCTCTTCACACTGCTAATCACTAAAATATCACGCCACTAGTTCACAAGCAGATGGCACATAAAATACCATAAGTGACAGACCTGATACTGCATTCCTTGCACATCTGAAAGTCTCAGGTGGAATGCAAGAAATGCAAGACTACATAGTGGCCTATCCTGTATTTCAGAGATGGTAAACAACTGCACATCACTGCCTTCTGTTGCCACAAGGGGGAATTAAGTACTTCTGAGAATCAGGCAATTCTTGTGTATATTGCAACTTTATGTAAAACTTCGAGAATTTTGTTTACGAGAAAATCTGTTCTTCTTAAACAGTAACTCATGGCAAGAAGAtgagtttaaaattttattaaaatcatcCAGCCATTTCATTAGAAGGAATTACAATAAAACTCCAGTAACTccccaatttaaaaaaagcccataGACTgttcagcaaaaaaaccccgcCTAGTCCCTATTAAGTCTTCTGTTGGCACTCGGATCCACATTTTTAGAGCTAACCAAACTAGAAGAGAATATTTTCCATCTAAAGGAAACAAATTCCAAAAATGTAAAGTTTTCTTGGAAGGTTAATTTCAATGAATTTAAGTTCAGACAGTGGCAGCCTTCAATTTTCTTGGGGAGTAGCACAGAGTGTTTTCTGAACTTGACAATGTCATTGCACTAGAGAAAACCTTTGATTGCAGGGTGTCTCTGTGGATGCCATCTGAAGTAGTAAAGAGACAAATGGTGATATCACAATGTTACCACAATTAAACTGTAGAATCACAGAGTAATTCATGCTGGAAAggatctctggaggtctctGGTCCAATCACTTCCTCAGAAGGCCAACTTAGGGCACTTTGCTCTAAGCTGAGTTTGAGTATCTTCAAGGATGGAGGTTCtataacctctctgggcaacctagTAAGTAAGGATTGAATCCTCTGCATCAAACTTTTATGAATGAAGTGCACAAATAAAACACTGCTGAGTACActgttaaaaaccaaaattctgtTAGAAATTGTTTATGCTACATCAAATCAGAAAGGATCTAACACCCTGTATTATCACACTGATAACCTGTCCTCAGGTTTAGAGTAAGACTGTCCTACTCAGTATAATACTGCGTCATAATTCCCAGGATAAAGTAAATGTTGTTTATATACTTTACCTTTACTTAAGACAATAAAAGAGCAACCCAAAATGTGAGTGGCTGATCTGAGTTCCACTGAGTCCAAAGACTGTGAGTTCTCAGACACACCTCAGTCCCCTCATTACCCTGTATGAGCAGTATAATCTCTAATCCTCCCAATACTTCTTGTGAAATAAAGACGTAGTGGGAACTAAACACAAAAAATTTGATTGTCCTACACAAGCTCTTAGAAAAAGGATATAGAGGGCCAGGGTGTTGAACCCAATATCCCAAACCTACCCTACTGCTCTAGCCACTGAATCCGTCATCGCCCTTAAACTGAAATTTTGGGTTGTCCTGGTAAAGGATCAGAATCATGCATAAGATAAAATCTCCTGGTATTTAGTGGAAGCTGGCTGCCTCCTAACTTCATGTTCCTTTGGAAATCCCAACCTAGAACCATTTGTAAACTTCAGATTCAATTTCAGCTCTCCAACTGTTCAAAATCTCACAGTCATCTTCTAACAAGTAAGAAAGTACAGAAAGGGCAAGGGGATGTCAGAACATTCATTGCAGACATAGACTGGTAAAGTTTCTTCTTTGAGTTAGCAGCCAGCCCATGTGGAAAATCTTTGATGCAGCATCATCAGAGGCGCCTGAAGTCTTCACACAAACAGTGTGGGCAGAGGGGGCCAAGGCTGGATTCATTTCCTGGAATGGGTTACTGAAATAGATACATCTTGACTAAATCCCTGAACAGACATATACCTAACATTTTCATGCTTAATtgttcatatattttaaaacattttaataagtGGATGCTGTGGAATATGAACTGATTTAAACTGTTCACATTTTATGAAACTTAATTTCCATATTACTTTTGCTTGCAAGCACACAAAGATACCATTACATTGGTATGGACTTTCTGGTACACTTTCTGTACTGAAGGCCTATAGAGCACATTATCTAGCAGTTGGGATA
This window harbors:
- the LOC104254247 gene encoding LOW QUALITY PROTEIN: parvalbumin, thymic (The sequence of the model RefSeq protein was modified relative to this genomic sequence to represent the inferred CDS: inserted 2 bases in 1 codon; deleted 1 base in 1 codon), which gives rise to MVYNLKYIYAXAQLCWRRTASTFLPTDCFLIQSRRPQSSTMAITDILSAKDIESALSSCQADDSFNYKSFFSTVGLSTKTPDQIKKVFGILDQDKSGFIEEEELQLFLKNFSSSARVLTSAETKAFLAVGDTDGDGKIGVEEFQSLVKA